The DNA window TAGTGTTGATACCTAACGTGGTAAACCAGATACCTAATACAAGCTAAGCAGCTAGGAAGAAATGTAAAGAGCGATAATTGTTGAAACTAGCATATTGGAAGATCAATCGACCAAAATAACCGTAAGCAGCTACAATATTATAGGTTTCTTCCTCTTGACCGAATCTGTAACCTTCATTAGCAGATTCATTTTCCGTGGTTTCCCTGATCAAACTAGAAGTTACCAAGGAACCGTGCATAGCACTGAATAGGGAGCCGCCGAATACACCAGCTACACCTAACATGTGAAATGGGTGCATAAGAATATTATGATCAGCCTGAAATACAACCATAGAGTTGAAAGTACTAGCGATTCCTAGAGGCATACCATCTGAAAAGCGTCCTTGACCAATTGGGTAGATAAAGAAAACTGCAGTAGCAGCTGCAACGGGAGTTGAATATGCAACAACAATCCAAGGGCGCATACCCAGACGAAAACTAAGTTCCCACTCACGACCCATGTAACAAGCTACACCAAGTAAAAAGTGTATAACAATTAGTTCATAATGACCGCCATTGTATAACCATTCATCAACGGATGCAGCTTCCCATATCGGGTAAAAGTGCAAACCGATAGCCGCAGAAGTAGGAATAATAGCACCAGAAATAATATTGTTTCCGTAAAGTTGATATCCAGAAACAGGCTCACGAATACCATCAATATCTACTGGAGGTGCAACAATGAAAGCGATAATAGATACAGAAGTTGCGGTCAATAAGGTGGGGATCATCAAAACACCAAACCATctaatgtaaaaataattttttgtgcTGGTTATCCAGTTACAGAAGCGACCTCACAGGTTTTCGCTATCACATCTCTCTAAAATTGCAGTCATGGTAAAATCTTgggtttatttaaatttaattatcagGGACTCCCAAGCACACAAATTCTCTATAACTATAGAATTAAGGGCttgttataaaataatataacatgaCTTATATACGGGTGTCAACCAATATCAATATCCACTGTATCCTGTTCTTGATCTAGATTCAGGCAAATTTTCTTTTTTACCTAATTTCATCATCcagttaaaaaaaagaaagaaaaatgtttTCGATATTCTCTAGATATGACTTTGCTATGATATCTAATAGTGATATATTCATTATTTTGCTATATTAATCAGAATTTATCTATTCATTATAATGGGTTGCCCGGGACACGAACCCGAAACTAGTTGGATGGAGTAGAACATTCATTgtttaatcaaataaaacaataaaaaaaacccAAGCCGTGCATGCATTTTTCATTGCACACGGCTTTCCCTCATCTGTGATTTCCTTCTTTACAGTTTTCCAAGCACTTTTGAAAAACTCAATGCCATCTACCCCAGGAGCTTTAAGATCACCTATGCTTTTAAGGGCTCCCTCAATCTCCTCAGCTTTGATGGGTTGAACCAACATCTTCCTTTGTTCCATGTTCAACTGATTTCCTTGCCTTAGGTGATTTATGTCAACACCCTCAATGGTAGTGTTAGCATTCCCCATAAGGCTACCATAAAACCTCAACACCTCTTTTTCAATGTCCTTTTGACTTTCAGCCACACTGCCATCCTCTTTATGCAGCATGCTAATCATGTTCTGTTTTTGTTTACTCCTTAAAGCAGCATGGAAAAAAGAATTGTTCCCATCACCAAGTCTTATCCAAGCAATTTTAGATATCTGTCTCACAATTTGTTCATCCACTTCATTAAGATGAAGGAGATTATCTCTACATATTTTTTCTTGCATGATAAAGGTGGTGTTCATTCTGTCATTCACCCTCTTCTCTTGCATCTCCTGTAGTTTTTTCCTGGCTTTATCTAGTTGCTGTTTGATTCCTATTAGAGGCCTACTGAGCTTTCTAATCACAGGTTGCAATCTTCTGAGCTTAGTCCATAAAGTACATTTTTTTCCCTCCAGCTTTTAGCTACTTTAGTACTGTACCCTTCCATTCTAGTAACCATGTTTAGAAACTTGAAATTTCTCTTCTTTATCACTCTTTCATCCCCTTTAAGGCAGAGAAGACTATGATCATAGATGCTAGGGTCCATCACATATTAGCTCAAATGGTTGTTTTGCTGCAACCACTCCATATTTGCAATAACCCTGTCAATTCTACTATAGATAGCCCCATCCACATGATTGTTGAACCAGGTGTATTTGTCTCCCTTACTCTCCACCTCAAACAGACCATTATTGTCCATCATCTTACTCAGATCACTGTATTCATACTCCTTCACAAGTCTACCACGTATTCTGTCAGTAGTACTGAGGACATTGTTGAAATCCCCCTTGATACTCCAGGGTCCCTGCAGCTTATCCCCAATATTCTCGATATCCTTCCACGATTTCTTCCTTTCCTCTAATTTATTATTAGCATATACAACAATAAGACAGTTAAGGATTCCACCATTTATGTACACTTCACAATGCACCATTTGATGAGTGCTATTGATTTTTCTAACCTCCACTTTATTCTCATCCCACAAGATCCATATCCTTCCATTATTATGGTCTCTATAATTGTCAAGATAACAACATTTACTTCccaaaatctttctaattttctGAACATTTTTCTGTTTAACACGAGTTTCTAACAAGATGACAATACTAGGGTCAAGTCTAGAGAGACGGGAGCTAATCTTTTTATTCCTAACCCCTTTATTCAGCCCCCTAACATTCAAAGCTACTATCATGTCACTCCCAAATGAGGCACCTTAGGGTCATTCCCAACACCTAAAGTTTCAAAACCATTAGAACAAAATATTGGCTCTATAATCGTACATGTCATAACTTTCTTCCCATGTTCTCTAGTTCTCTTTCCAACTTCTGTCCATATTCTTTCTTCTGCCTGTTCTTCCACACTTACCTCAGCATGGCTTGGTGTTGCTAATTCCCTCTGTGCTTTAGTTTCCTTGGCCTCAGAGCTGGTTCCTTCTTCATTCACATTTGGGACAGGTTTGTGTTGCCACTTTTTCACAACAGCCTTCTTCTCCTTGTTACACACATGTCCTACCTTCTAACATCTTTCACAAAATTGTGGTCGCCATTCATACTCCACCttcagttttttattttgtccacTGTGATCTCTAATGATGATTTCTTCATAAAGCTTCTGCGTAACATCCACCCCCACAAGAATCCGAGCATAGGTCACACGTAGCTTACCTGCAGTGCACTCATCAGTGAACAAAGGGTGCCCTATCACACTCCCAATTTTCCCTAAGCTCCGTTCCTCCATAATGAAAGAGGAAGTTGAGGAAGTTTCACCCATATTGGTATTGTTCTCAGCATATCCCTTTCCATTGAGAAATCATCTCTCCACTCCATAATCACCATTGGCATGTTATGAATCGTGTACGGTTCTTTCATCATTACCTCCTCACGGTCTCTATCAGTTTTGAATTTCAAGATGAAGTAACCTTCATCATTGTAGAACATCATCTCTGGTAGTGCCACAAAGCTCCACGTCTTGCTCATGTAGTTCTTCACAACATTCATGCTCAAATTTGCACCTATAACATACATGATCAATGACGTATCCCAAAATCGAACCTCCGATTCCACATCTTCTTCCTCTATCTTAACTTCGATTTGTCCATCAATGACTTTTGGTGCAACAAATTGAAGTTGTTTGCCATTAGTGGTGTTCCTATTCCCGCGAATAATGTCCACCCATAGCTTATTCTTCTGCTCCGTCACCTGTGTCTCCGATTCCTTCTTCATCGTCTCACTCTCTTTCAGCGAATTGGGGTTTTCAGTTGTAtcccctaatttagaaacctctATCTCCTCCACCACTACAATCGGTTCCTCTACATCTGCATCAGTTACCTCCTTCGTACTCCGTCCGTCATGGCTAGTTCCCGGCGATTGAGACACCTTCTTCTTCGGCGGTCTTCCCCTTCCCCGAGACATCGCATTTCTTAAAATTCTTAGCAAAGGAgagtgttttaaaaaaaacaaaaaaaacaatactCTCAATTATGTGTATCTCAAAAGTATAAGCTTTTTAATATGATAACGGTAATAAAATAAGAATTGTAAATAACACCGGACAATAAACAGTGAAAAATTTGTTTTCATTTATAGTTTTTAGGATGtgaaatattttatttacttaaattatattttatttgaattaacgGTCGTGATTGACTACTTGTGTAAAATTTTTcgtgtatttcaattaaattctctCAATtactttataataataaaataaaatttgataacaAAATAAATATCTCGAAAGTGGAAAGTTATATAGACTGATTTGATGAGCAAGGGGATCTTGTTGCCTGCCTGCCTCGTTTCTTCTTTACCTTCTTTTTCAATCTTCCCATTCATTCACTTCGTCTTGTTTCTCCCAACCATCAAACCCTAACCCTATCTATCCATCGATTCAACTTCTCTCAATCCGACTCATGATTCACCACTTCTCGCTCTTTTCCTAAACCGCATGGTGATCGATTGCATGGGTTTACAGCATGCCTCAGCTTCGTAGCGGAGTGCGACGTGCTCGTGCAGCGCCGGTAACCGAAAAGGAATCGGAGCCGCCACCTAAGCCGGCGCCGAGGGGGAGGGGTAGACCCAGAACTAGATTGGCCGCCAAGAAATCTGAGCCGCCGTTGACACCGTTATTGGTTCCTGAAAGTTTGAAGAAGGCGGTGGTTGAGGAGGAAGGTGTGGGTGTCATGGGTGATGAAAGAGTTGGTGTCAGTGCTAATAAGGATAAGGGTGTTGCTGCTGTTCCAGAAGAAGATGCCAACTCTCCACCTCTTCCAGAAAGGGTTTGTGCCCATTTTGTTACTTTTTGTATTCGGTGCATCTATATTATGTGATGGTAGTTGATGTTATTGTGTCTTGATTATGATACTTTGTTTAACTTAattatgagttttgaatttcAATTTTTAAGGTTCAAGTAGGAGGATCGCCTCTCTATAAGGTAGAAAGGAAACTTGGTAAAGGTGGATTTGGCCAGGTTTTTGTTGGCCGTCGCGAGCGTGCTAATGCTCCTGGAGCTGTGGAGGTTAGTTTCTGTTTTCACATATGTGTTGTTGAAGATTGATATTGTGATTGATATGACATATTGAGTTGATTTCTGTTTTGTTATTTTCCAGGTGGCTCTGAAATTTGAACATAGAAACAGTAAAGGTTGCAGCTATGGCCCTCCTTATGAGTGGCAAGTATACAAGTAGGTACCCTCTTCATTTCGTAAATTTGTTTGGTTTTTTTAGCTTATGTATTGTGAAAGAGAGCCTTGCCACAACTATTCTAGTTGTTGTCATCTGATTAAGAGATCATGGGCGTGTATTCAGTCTATTTGCTTATGCAAGATAAAAGTATACATCTAACACAATAGACCTTCGATGTGTCCAACCCTACTATGGACTCTGCCGTGGTGAAAGCTTTATAGCATTGGGGTTGTCTTTCTTTTTTAATCGTGTTTTGTGATTAAGTCGTTGTAgttaaagtttgatttttatgttctgtCAAAAGCACACTTGGTGGTAGTCATGGAATACCTAAAGTACACTATAAAGGAAGACAAGGAGAATATTATGTGATGGTATGATCTAATCCATACAACAAACATTGTGCTATCTTATCGCATACTTAAGAATTCAACCATTTCCTCTATATGCAGGTCATGGACATTCTTGGTCCAAGTTTGTGGGATGTATGGAATACCTCAGGCCAATCGTGAGTATAAGCTTAACTGTATCTTGGCTTCCTGATTGTAGCTCTTAAGTTTGTGGGATGTATTAAATCAAGGACATTTGTATATTGATTTTATTTGCTTTTAGGCTTTCTTTTTTTAAGTTTCACATTGAAGCAAGTTGACTGTTTTTAACATTGTTTTCTTTTAAGGACATGGATAAGTGAatatataaagaaattaaaagtaaCGCGTAAGAGGCAAATAGTTTACATGTTGGTTTTATTATATACGTTTTAGCATAGTTCTTCAGTTTCTAAACATCCCAAATAAcatttttaatataaagaacTACTTTTGTGAAGATCTGTTGTAGTTTGGCTCAATGTATGCTTTAATTGGTTTTGAACGTATGTACTTTTTTGCTCTCGATGTAATATTTGTGCAGTCAGCTTCAACCTCTCTCTTTATTCctgttaattgtttttttttttgtgcttTTATACTCATTTTCTCATTCCTTTCTACCCCTCGTGGATACTCCGAATGATTATGTTTGAATTGTTTCGGTGACTAATTTTCTTGTTTGTTCTTTGACTTATTGTTTTTGCTTTTTTATCAAATAATATTTAGGATGTCTCCTGAGATGGTCTCATGTATAGCTGTTGAGTCATTATCAATACTTGAGAAGTTGCACGCAAAAGGGTAAGTTACTGGTCAACCATTTTTGTTGATAATACATCTTTTTCCCGATACATTCTTCCTACTTAGCAAATTTTAGAATGTTTTACAGTTGATTTACTTTTTACTTATCTTGATTCTAAACTATAAACATACTTTTTTTGTTCCTTTTGTTTTTATAGTTATGTACACGGAGATGTAAAACCAGAGAACTTTTTACTAGGTCAGCCCAACACAGCACAGGAGAAGAAATTGTTTCTTGTTGACCTTGGTTTAGGTTAGTGGATGCAATTTAATGATAAATGTGTATTTTAGTTATCAATCTTATAATATACCTATGTAAATTTTATTCATATGCAAATAATCACAGCAACAAAATGGAAAGATTCGTCGAGTGGAAAGCATACTGAATATGATCAACGCCCCGACATGTTTAGGTCTTCTTTATTTCACCTCTTCTTTCTTACCTCATTGCATTTTTACTCCTTTACATGGTTATCTATATGTTCTTAACCCTTATATTTTTATGTAGAGGGACTGTTCGATACGCAAGTGTTCATGCTCATCTGGGAAGAACTGCCAGTAGAAGGGATGATCTTGAATCACTTGCATACACACTAATCTTCCTTCATAGGGGCCGATTGCCATGGCAAGGTTTCCAGGTACATACACTTGTATATGCTCACCTAGTACTATCCCGTGCGAGTTGTATTCCTTTACCCATTATGTTTCAATTGTTACCTTGTTTATTAGGGTGATGGTAAATCCTTCCTCGTTTGCAAAAAGAAAATGGGAACATCTGCTGAGATGTTGTGCTGCTTTTGCCCTGCTCCTTTTAAACTATTTCTCGAGACTGTGGTGAACATGAAGTTTGATGAAGAACCCAACTATTCCAAGCTAATATCCTTGTTTGATGGTATACTCGGACCTAATCCCGCATTACGACCAATTAATACCGAAGGCGCACAAAAGGTAGTCACCAAGTGCATGTGAAGTCAAGTTTCTGgcttattttctttccttttctggtTTTCGGTTGTATTCATCACTAGTGTTTATGTCTACTTGAAACCTAATTTGATAGGTTGGGCAAAAGCGGGGTAGATTAACTGCTGATGCAGATGACGAACAGCCCAAAAAGAAGGTTCGTTCAGGGATTCCTGCTTCCCAATGGATTTCAGTTTACAATGCTAGACAACCAATGAAACAAAGGTAAACCACTGCACTCATTCTTTCTTGCTTCTTCAATCCAGTAATCAAATATGTAAAGAATGAGTGAACATGAGTATGATATTATCTTTCTGAGTTACTTGTGACCTTTAAATCGTCTTGCTTTGTAGGTATCATTACAATGTGGCTGATGGAAGATTAGCACAGCATATTGAGAGGGGGATTGCAGATGACCTTCTTATCAGTTGTGTATCATGTTGTTCCAATCTATGGGCACTTATCATGGATGCTGGAACTAATTATACCGGACAAGTTTACAAGTTATCACCGTTGTTTCTACACAAGGTGGAATATGCTGTGCATGCCTTGCTCTTTTTATAAGAATAGTTTGATGCGATTAATCTTATCTATATAACAATTTTTCTTTGCAGGAATGGATCTTAGAACAATGGGATAAGAACTTCTACATTACTTCTATTGCAGGGGCCAATAATGGCAGCTCTGTTGTGGTGATGTCTAAAGGTTTGATTACTTACGATGTTATTTTTTGCCACTGTGATTTGGCTTTGGTTACTTTTCCTAGTTAATGTATGTTGTTATCCAACATTTTGGAAAAGTTCTTCAGGATTTGTTATCCTTTTCTCATAGAACTATTCTTGCTTTTGGGGATGAATAGTTTCAGTTATGTACTTGAATGAGTGCCACTTCAACATCACCAACAACTAAGTCTTATCCCACTAGGTGGAGAGTTGGCCACATAGATCAAAGGATGCCATAATGCGCTATCATAAATCATATCTCTAGCCAAACCATTGGTTTCTAAGTCTTCTCATTGTTCCTCAAAGTTTTTCTTGGTTTTTTCTGCCTCTTGTGCACAGCTTCCTTTCTATTCATGGCGTCCACTGTCCTTGGCTCTTTATGATTTTTAGTCTGAGTTTCTATTActgttttgaaataaatttctgaATTTCTGAATGCATTTCTGTGTAATGATTCAAAGTTATTTGCTCTGATTTTGTGGTGGTTTTGATCTAATTTCTGCAGGTACGAGGTATACTCAACAATCGTACAAAGTAAGCGAATCTTTCCCCTACAAGTGGATAAACAAGAAGTGGAAAGAAGGTTTTCATGTCACCTCAATGGGTACTGCTGGAAACCGCTGGGGTATTGTTATGTCTCGCAATGCTGGATTCAGTGAACAGGTTTGCCGTTGATTTGTATTCTATTTTCTGGCGCTGTTACTGCTATTTATGCCATTACTAACCTTTTCAATGTAGGTGGTGGAACTGGATTTCCTCTATCCAAGTGAAGGAATCCATAAACGTTGGGATAATGGTTTTAGGATTACAGCAACTGCGGCCACATTGGATCAATCTGCGCTTATATTAAGTATCCCGAGGAACAGGCCCGGTGATGAAACTCAGGAAACTCTGCGCACATCTCAATTTCCCAGTGCTCATGTAAAGGTAGGGCAAGTTGAATGACTCTCTAATTTCTTGAAGTTAATATCAAAACTGGTCCCCTCATTATAAGTTGTTCTTATGTTCAGGAAAAATGGGCAAAAAACCTTTATCTTGCCCATTTGTGCTATGGGCGCACAGTATGCTGATTGATCTCCATTACCATCAGAATTTGATTGACAAAAGAATTATGGATTGTCTGCTGCCCTATCACATATAACATCTTTTTGAAGACATTATTTGTGCCAGCAGAGAACCATATTTGTTCTCTGTTGTATAGTTTATTTTTACACTGTTCTCTACCCTTTTAATGTATGATTTACTTTTGCTGTGAAATTTGGCAGGGTAATGTATGTTTTATTAGCTATTATATATGTTCATCAATTGATCTTGTGTATACTGATTTTATCTGTTATTTTCTGTATACAAGACAACATTGTTGTTCTCTTTACATAAAGAAAACTGTTCTCTAAAAATTGGTTCTCCAAAATTGTTAAGTTACTAACTTTTAGAAAAACAAATCAGACTCGAAGTGTAGAATTCAGGGTTTGGTAATATTCGCTTACCTCCTACATATGATATGATAGTGGGAAGAAGTTTTTGTGGGGCGTGGTGGTAAGATTTTCTCTAGACGATGAACCGGGATTCTGTGAACAATAAAACAATTATAAGTATACAAGGTTAGAAAGAAGGGTCTTGATTTCAATTTCTAATGCATTTTAAATACATTGAATGCatgcattttaaaaaaatttacctcTTTAATCACTTAAACACTATTGGTCTTTATTAATGCAGTTTGGCTGCTGAGGTTTGCCTATGCGACTATGAGTCTGTTTGGTAAGGTCATAAAAAGAGTTTTTAACTTTTCAggtcatataaataaaaaattctgTTTGGTAATTGTTTTTAGCTTTtagttattttattagtttttgtgtttttttgaaaagctatttgaagtagcttttgagcttgtagctttcAGCTTGtgattttttctttcatttatactcttattattttaacaaaaatctatttttacccttcaatatatattatgattcaatgtttaatgttttttcaatctACTTCTAAAGTAtacaataaattttgaaatagtgTTGATAATTCTCAAGTTAGTGAAATGTAATCGAAGAATCAATGAGATTAACCGAGacgaagaaaattaaaatttttgttatatttttatgatataatagtaaataataaaattatttttatcattaattttgattaacttaactgaatttaaattttatgtattttgttaaatttatttatataatttatatacaaattcaaaatattttgatgtttcttaAATTTTTCACATTTATTAAAATTGCTTTGTAAGtttgtattaatatatttatttttttcaacattATGTAAAGTAATAGAAACATAAATGAGTCATCATCTAGGCTCCTAACATAAATACAACAATCATGCTCATTTATTGCGAAGTCAATTTGAAATATGTATGTCAAAGTGCTTGTACCATCATTGCCTTAGAGACTATTTTAAATCACACAAAATTCTTTTTAATTTGCAAACTAGCCTGCCACGTCCAATGTCATTAACACCTATGGCTGCTCCATGTAAATTTTTTCATCTAGAGTATAGTGAAAAAATGTTGTCTTCACGTCCATATGCTCTAAATGCATGTCTTGGCTAGCTACCACGCCTAACATGACCCTGATAGAAGTATGTTTATGATCAAAGAGAAAATCTCATCATAGCCAACTCCCTTATGTTTTGAGAACCTCTTTGGTACAAGACGTGCCTTTGAATTCCCCCCTTTCTTTTTTGTTATTGTTGGTTTTCTCTTGAACACCAACTTACAACTGATAACCCCTTTTCCCTTAGGAAGTTGGACAAGCTTCCATGTCTAATTTTTCTTCAAGGAATCCATCTCCTCCACCATTGCACAAGCCTAGTTATTTTTCTTCTGGCTAGCTACAACTTCTCGAAAAGTGGAAGGATCTCCATAATTAGTAAGAACTGTACAAGCTGCCAAGTCTATATACACATATATTTTTGGTGGCTTGGTTGAACATTGCTCTCTGTCACATACAAGAATATAATCCTGTACTCCACTTGAAACATTTGGTCCTAGCCAATTTCACCATCCCCTCGTGCTCCCTCTTGTGGTTCAGCTCAAGAGCTACCAGCAAATTGTTCATGAGTGATTGATCAACTTCCACTCGAATAACCTATTTGCTAGAAGTTTCTCCTCCAGACACTGACACATATGTTGAAATTAACTTATTCAACTTTAAATGCTCATAAAAAACAACAACTTTGATGATGACCATATTCTTTTTTGATCACATCCCATAACTTAAACCCCTTTACACCTTATGCGTAATCAAGAAGACACATTTCTTCGAATTTGGATCAAGTTTGAAATGATCTTCATTGGATATTTGCACATAAGCTAGGCACCCGAAATCCTTAAGTTGTCAAGATCAACAGGGTTACCTGTCCATACCTCCTTTGCAACCTTCCCTTCCAATGAAGCCCATGGTGATCTGTTGACAAGATATCACACCATGTTAACTACTTCTGTCTAAAAACCTTTTGACAGTCCAAAATTCAACAAGAGATATCTTTCCttttaaattaaataactatTCATTCTAACCATCATAACATTCATTTGTGGTGTTTTACGAattaaaaaacatctttgagtaCTATGTTCTTTACAAAAATCTTGAAATTTGATTCAGTGTACTTTGTCCCATTATCTGACTTAAATACTTGATTTTCAACCTTTTTGATTCGTCACTTCTTCCTTCCACAACTTGAATTAGGTAaatatttatgatttctgcttcaACAAATACACCAAAAACTTGCGAGAAAAAATCACCAGTTCTGCCTGTGCTATCAGGGATATCACAATTACAATAAAGCACCTTTTGTAGCGCGGGGATGGTTACTTGGAGTGGTATCTCACTATATCACACCATCACCTCATACCACCAATTGTAGGGTATTCCATTGCGTCAAGGCCTTCTGGTGCTAGGGTTTTTGATGCTGATGTACAGGCTGACGACGTGCCTCCGCCATCACCTCCACCTGCCACAGATCACCAGGATTGTTGCCTCCGGTTGATTGCGGATAAACTAATGGGTTTGGTAAACCTGAATGGTGAGGTTTTACAAGATTATTTAGGCTAGCAGACATAGCCCGTGAGGGGTTTATGTAGACGTATTATATGATGCTTGTATTATATGCATATTTTGTGACTCCGACTACTTATCACGACATTTTTTATAGCATGATATTTTGGTGATTACATGTTTCGATTTGAATATGAACATAACATAAAACAATACAAAAAACATAAATTACAAAAAAACTAAACA is part of the Vicia villosa cultivar HV-30 ecotype Madison, WI linkage group LG2, Vvil1.0, whole genome shotgun sequence genome and encodes:
- the LOC131648961 gene encoding casein kinase 1-like protein HD16, with translation MPQLRSGVRRARAAPVTEKESEPPPKPAPRGRGRPRTRLAAKKSEPPLTPLLVPESLKKAVVEEEGVGVMGDERVGVSANKDKGVAAVPEEDANSPPLPERVQVGGSPLYKVERKLGKGGFGQVFVGRRERANAPGAVEVALKFEHRNSKGCSYGPPYEWQVYNTLGGSHGIPKVHYKGRQGEYYVMVMDILGPSLWDVWNTSGQSMSPEMVSCIAVESLSILEKLHAKGYVHGDVKPENFLLGQPNTAQEKKLFLVDLGLATKWKDSSSGKHTEYDQRPDMFRGTVRYASVHAHLGRTASRRDDLESLAYTLIFLHRGRLPWQGFQGDGKSFLVCKKKMGTSAEMLCCFCPAPFKLFLETVVNMKFDEEPNYSKLISLFDGILGPNPALRPINTEGAQKVGQKRGRLTADADDEQPKKKVRSGIPASQWISVYNARQPMKQRYHYNVADGRLAQHIERGIADDLLISCVSCCSNLWALIMDAGTNYTGQVYKLSPLFLHKEWILEQWDKNFYITSIAGANNGSSVVVMSKGTRYTQQSYKVSESFPYKWINKKWKEGFHVTSMGTAGNRWGIVMSRNAGFSEQVVELDFLYPSEGIHKRWDNGFRITATAATLDQSALILSIPRNRPGDETQETLRTSQFPSAHVKEKWAKNLYLAHLCYGRTVC